The Candidatus Tanganyikabacteria bacterium genomic sequence CAGGTCGTGGAACGTCATACCGCTCCCTATCAAGAAGATCCCTTCATCGCGCAAGGGCGCCAGAGCGCGGCCAATTGCCAGGTGCTCGCCCGGATCGAGGCCGCTGCGCAGGGAGAGTTGCACGCACGGCACGTCGGCCTCGGGATAGGTGAGCTTGAGCGGGATGAAGGTGCCGTGGTCGAAACCGCGCCGGTCGTCGGCCGCGGTCTGGAAACCCGCCGCCGAGAGCAGGTCCCCGACTCGGCGAGCCGCGGCCGGGTGGCCGGGCGCCGGCCAGGTCAGGG encodes the following:
- a CDS encoding dioxygenase, with amino-acid sequence MPRMPAVFLPHGGGPWPFVDIGFGSPDEIAGLAGYLRGVQDLPPRPPEALLVVSAHWEAAVPTVMTAPNPPLYFDYYGFPPESYTLTWPAPGHPAAARRVGDLLSAAGFQTAADDRRGFDHGTFIPLKLTYPEADVPCVQLSLRSGLDPGEHLAIGRALAPLRDEGIFLIGSGMTFHDL